A part of Oncorhynchus gorbuscha isolate QuinsamMale2020 ecotype Even-year linkage group LG09, OgorEven_v1.0, whole genome shotgun sequence genomic DNA contains:
- the LOC124043023 gene encoding uncharacterized protein C21orf62-like: protein MEMSLNRASSCRIPPALLPWLLWTLWVLLVPTTVASTTGPGNSTLLFNSAAHGNSLRKCSCSTHIQDCDEALANLLCSCRTMSHSELTPGGLREQGSLTMWLREPWVLTELLNGSVVPDLRLSYCGPGSLAIPTQYLALFGLRRLRVHSAAQGAPHPEQVLTIASGTEDIDGLGSLASTDPSSILHVSFLDVALLNGLSSLKAYSVSAPPMPTLSQYFPHLPLYLSTALDQPLYPSTPLDQPPDPQQDCLFTFIY, encoded by the coding sequence ATGGAGATGTCTCTAAACAGGGCCTCCTCTTGTCGCATCCCTCCTGCCCTGTTGCCGTGGCTACTGTGGACTCTGTGGGTTCTACTCGTCCCCACGACCGTCGCCTCGACCACGGGCCCCGGCAACAGCACCCTGCTCTTCAACAGTGCCGCCCACGGCAACAGCCTGCGGAAATGCAGCTGCTCCACCCACATCCAGGACTGTGACGAGGCGTTGGCAAACCTGCTGTGCAGCTGCCGCACCATGTCGCACTCAGAGCTGACCCCTGGGGGCCTGAGGGAGCAGGGTAGCTTGACCATGTGGCTCAGAGAGCCTTGGGTCCTCACAGAGCTACTGaatgggagtgtggtgccagacCTGCGCCTGTCCTACTGTGGACCCGGGTCCCTGGCCATCCCCACCCAGTACCTGGCCCTGTTTGGTCTCCGTAGGCTGAGGGTCCACAGCGCTGCCCAGGGTGCCCCACACCCGGAGCAGGTCCTCACAATCGCCTCTGGGACTGAGGATATAGACGGGTTGGGGTCCCTAGCCTCCACTGACCCCTCGTCTATCCTCCATGTCTCCTTCCTGGATGTAGCGTTGCTTAATGGCTTATCGTCCCTAAAGGCCTACAGTGTGAGCGCCCCTCCCATGCCCACCCTCTCCCAGTACTTCCCCCACCTGCCCCTGTACCTCTCCACCGCCTTGGACCAGCCCctgtacccctccacccctctggaCCAGCCCCCAGACCCCCAACAGGACTGCCTCTTCACCTTCATCTACTAG